One genomic region from Leifsonia poae encodes:
- the yidD gene encoding membrane protein insertion efficiency factor YidD: protein MNTAIAAVLLAPRNAAVLLLRGYRAVISPLYGDVCRYYPSCSAYALQAIQEHGVLIGSVLGVRRIARCHPWAAGGVDDVPLKKKHRYRVTPFGFVVAASQGKA from the coding sequence ATGAACACCGCGATCGCAGCTGTGCTCCTTGCGCCACGGAACGCTGCCGTACTGCTGCTTCGCGGGTATCGGGCTGTGATCTCGCCGTTGTACGGAGACGTCTGCCGGTATTACCCCTCGTGTTCCGCCTACGCGCTGCAGGCGATTCAAGAGCACGGGGTGCTGATCGGTTCGGTGCTCGGGGTTCGGCGCATCGCGCGCTGCCATCCGTGGGCGGCCGGAGGGGTCGATGACGTCCCTCTCAAGAAGAAACATCGCTATCGCGTGACGCCGTTCGGTTTCGTCGTCGCCGCAAGCCAGGGAAAGGCCTAG